In Paenibacillus hexagrammi, the following are encoded in one genomic region:
- the gyrA gene encoding DNA gyrase subunit A, whose translation MSEELHSQVKEIDIGTEMRTSFLDYAMSIIVSRALPDVRDGLKPVHRRILYAMSELGMSPDKPYKKSARIVGEVIGKYHPHGDSAVYETMVRMAQDFSLRYMLVDGHGNFGSIDGDMAAAMRYTEARLSKIAMELLRDINKETIDYAPNYDGEEQEPVVLPSRFPNLLVNGSSGIAVGMATNIPPHNLREVIEGIQMLIENPDITPLELMTAIKGPDFPTAGLILGREGIRQAYSTGRGSVTMRARTNIEETGNKAKIIVTELPYQVNKARLVEKIAELVREKKIDGITDLRDESDRNGMRIVIELRRDVNPNVVLNNLFKQTAMQSNFGIIMLALVNGEPKVLNLRQMLHYYLKHQQEVIRRRTEYDLRKAEARAHILEGLRIALDHLDEVIALIRSSQTTDEAREGLINTFSLSYEQAQAILDMRLQRLTGLEREKIEAEYAELMKKIAEYKAILADEQLILGIISEELKEIKEKFGDERRSEITIGEESIEDEDLIPREDVVITITHTGYIKRLPVTTYRSQKRGGRGVVGMGTKDDDFVEHLFVTNTHHYLMFFTDKGKVYRLKAYEIPDLSRTARGTPIINLIQIEQGETVNAVIPVESFETEQYLFFATKQGIVKKTPINDYSNIRKGGLIAINLREDDDLIGVKLTDGNQGIIMGTKFGMSIHFPEQEVRSMGRSATGVKGIHLDEDDAVIDMDVVHQDNSVLIVTSKGFGKRTPVGEYRMQSRGGKGIKTLNVTDKNGLVVGLKVVQEDEDLMIITASGTVIRTSMSGISLMGRNTQGVRLINIREDDEVGTLARVQKNEEQNDDLDEESEDTES comes from the coding sequence ATGAGCGAAGAATTACATTCGCAAGTCAAAGAAATCGATATTGGTACGGAGATGCGCACATCCTTCCTGGATTATGCGATGAGTATTATCGTCTCGCGTGCCCTGCCTGATGTAAGAGATGGACTTAAACCGGTTCATCGGCGTATTTTGTATGCCATGTCAGAGCTGGGAATGTCACCGGATAAACCTTACAAGAAGTCGGCTAGAATCGTCGGCGAAGTAATCGGTAAATATCATCCGCATGGTGACAGCGCTGTTTATGAGACCATGGTACGTATGGCCCAGGATTTTTCACTCCGCTATATGCTTGTAGACGGTCATGGTAACTTCGGTTCGATTGACGGTGATATGGCTGCTGCGATGCGTTATACGGAGGCTCGTTTATCCAAAATTGCGATGGAACTTCTTCGTGATATTAACAAAGAAACCATTGATTATGCGCCTAACTACGACGGTGAAGAGCAAGAACCGGTTGTACTGCCTTCTCGTTTCCCTAACCTATTGGTCAACGGAAGCTCTGGTATTGCGGTAGGTATGGCTACTAACATACCTCCTCATAATTTGCGTGAGGTTATCGAAGGCATTCAGATGCTAATTGAAAATCCCGACATAACGCCGCTTGAGCTGATGACAGCTATTAAAGGCCCCGATTTCCCTACAGCTGGGTTAATCTTAGGCCGTGAAGGGATTCGGCAGGCCTATTCAACGGGCAGAGGCTCCGTTACCATGCGAGCTCGCACGAACATCGAGGAAACAGGTAATAAGGCCAAGATTATCGTCACAGAACTTCCATACCAAGTGAATAAAGCACGACTGGTTGAAAAAATAGCCGAGTTAGTCAGAGAAAAGAAAATCGACGGAATTACTGATCTTCGCGACGAGTCCGACCGTAACGGAATGAGGATTGTCATTGAGCTTCGAAGAGATGTGAATCCGAATGTTGTGCTGAATAACTTGTTTAAACAAACGGCGATGCAGTCCAATTTCGGTATCATCATGCTAGCCCTCGTAAACGGCGAACCTAAAGTGTTGAACTTACGTCAGATGCTGCATTATTATCTCAAACATCAGCAGGAAGTAATTCGTCGCCGTACCGAGTATGATCTGCGCAAAGCTGAGGCTCGCGCACATATTCTAGAAGGATTGCGTATTGCGTTGGATCATCTCGATGAAGTCATTGCGCTCATCCGTTCTTCACAAACGACCGATGAAGCCCGGGAAGGCTTGATCAACACATTCAGCTTAAGTTATGAGCAGGCACAGGCTATTCTGGATATGCGTTTGCAGCGCCTGACAGGCTTAGAGCGTGAGAAGATCGAGGCTGAATATGCCGAGCTTATGAAAAAAATCGCTGAATACAAGGCAATTCTGGCTGATGAGCAGCTAATCCTTGGCATCATCAGTGAAGAGCTGAAAGAGATTAAAGAGAAATTCGGAGACGAGAGACGCTCTGAAATCACCATAGGTGAAGAAAGCATCGAAGATGAGGATCTCATACCACGCGAAGATGTAGTTATAACAATTACGCATACCGGCTACATCAAGCGACTTCCAGTAACGACATATCGAAGCCAGAAGCGCGGTGGGCGTGGTGTTGTTGGGATGGGTACCAAAGACGATGACTTTGTAGAGCATTTGTTCGTAACCAACACGCATCATTACCTGATGTTCTTTACTGATAAAGGGAAGGTATATCGTCTGAAAGCTTACGAGATCCCGGACCTGAGCAGAACGGCACGGGGAACGCCGATTATTAACTTAATTCAGATCGAACAGGGCGAAACCGTGAATGCGGTAATTCCGGTAGAGAGCTTTGAGACTGAACAATATCTGTTCTTTGCCACAAAGCAGGGTATAGTGAAGAAAACCCCGATTAATGATTATTCCAATATCCGCAAGGGCGGATTGATTGCTATTAATTTGCGGGAAGACGACGATTTGATCGGCGTCAAGCTGACAGATGGTAATCAAGGCATCATTATGGGGACTAAATTCGGTATGTCCATTCATTTCCCTGAACAAGAAGTTCGTTCAATGGGGAGATCGGCTACAGGGGTTAAAGGAATCCATCTGGATGAAGACGATGCGGTAATCGATATGGATGTTGTGCACCAAGACAATAGCGTACTTATCGTAACCTCGAAAGGGTTTGGTAAACGAACACCTGTCGGCGAGTACCGGATGCAGTCCCGCGGAGGTAAAGGTATCAAAACCTTGAATGTCACGGATAAAAACGGCCTAGTCGTAGGACTTAAAGTTGTGCAAGAAGACGAGGACCTCATGATTATCACGGCATCAGGAACTGTTATTCGTACCAGTATGTCTGGAATTTCCTTGATGGGTCGTAATACACAAGGTGTGCGTCTCATTAACATTCGAGAAGACGATGAAGTAGGAACACTGGCTCGAGTTCAGAAAAATGAGGAACAGAATGATGATTTGGATGAAGAATCGGAAGATACGGAATCCTAA
- the gyrB gene encoding DNA topoisomerase (ATP-hydrolyzing) subunit B, giving the protein MSVNQNAYDESQIQVLEGLEAVRKRPGMYIGSTSSRGLHHLVWEVVDNSIDEALAGFCTRIDVIVHKNNSITVIDNGRGIPVGENAKLKRPTLEVVLTVLHAGGKFGGDESGYKVSGGLHGVGISVVNALSETLTVQVKREGKIYQQEYRRGTPQYDVKEVGETEETGTIVKFQPDPEIFKETTEYDYDILQARIRELAFLNKGIEINLLDERTDTSNTYMYEGGIISFVEYLNRNREAVNQTPIYVEGSKDNISIEIALQYNDSYTENIYSFANNINTHEGGTHESGFKSALTRILNDYARKSNSIKESDSNLSGDDVREGLAAIISVKIPEPQFEGQTKTKLGNSEVRGIVESLFAEKLQTFLEENPATAKRIVEKGVQAARAREAARKARELTRRKSALEVSSLPGKLADCSSKDASISEIYIVEGDSAGGSAKQGRDRHFQAILPLRGKILNVEKARLDKILSNTEIRAMITAFGTGISDDFDIAKARYHKIIIMTDADVDGAHIRTLLLTFFYRYMKKLIEYGYVYIAQPPLYKLERNKIIRYAYNDKQREEIMQEFGDSMKVNVQRYKGLGEMNPDQLWETTMDPESRTLLQVTIEDAIEADSIFDALMGDNVEPRRDFIEEHAKYVKNLDF; this is encoded by the coding sequence ATGTCTGTGAATCAAAATGCGTATGATGAAAGCCAGATTCAGGTTCTGGAAGGCTTAGAAGCAGTCCGGAAACGGCCTGGGATGTATATCGGCTCGACCAGCTCTCGCGGACTTCATCATCTCGTGTGGGAGGTTGTCGATAATAGTATCGACGAGGCTCTGGCCGGATTTTGTACGAGAATTGATGTCATCGTTCACAAAAATAATAGTATAACCGTCATTGATAACGGACGGGGAATTCCAGTCGGCGAGAACGCAAAGCTAAAACGTCCGACTCTTGAGGTTGTTCTCACCGTGCTTCACGCAGGCGGTAAATTCGGCGGAGATGAATCTGGTTATAAGGTTTCCGGAGGGCTGCATGGTGTAGGTATCTCCGTTGTAAATGCGCTTTCTGAGACATTGACCGTTCAAGTAAAGCGCGAAGGAAAGATTTATCAACAGGAGTACCGTCGAGGTACGCCTCAATACGATGTCAAAGAGGTCGGAGAAACAGAAGAAACAGGGACGATAGTAAAGTTCCAGCCGGACCCGGAAATTTTCAAAGAAACCACCGAATACGACTACGATATCTTGCAAGCTAGGATTCGTGAGCTGGCGTTTTTGAATAAAGGAATCGAAATTAACCTACTGGATGAGCGTACTGATACTTCGAATACATACATGTACGAGGGCGGTATCATTTCCTTTGTTGAGTACTTGAACCGGAATCGCGAGGCAGTGAACCAAACTCCGATTTACGTGGAAGGCTCCAAAGATAATATCTCCATCGAGATTGCCTTACAATACAACGACAGCTATACAGAAAACATTTATTCTTTCGCTAACAATATCAATACTCACGAGGGCGGAACACACGAATCCGGTTTTAAAAGTGCTTTGACACGGATTCTGAACGACTATGCCCGCAAAAGCAACTCCATCAAAGAGAGTGACTCCAATCTCTCGGGCGATGATGTACGTGAAGGACTGGCTGCAATTATTTCGGTGAAAATTCCCGAGCCTCAGTTCGAGGGTCAAACGAAGACGAAGCTAGGTAACAGTGAAGTCCGCGGTATTGTGGAGTCTTTGTTTGCCGAGAAGCTGCAGACTTTCCTGGAAGAGAACCCGGCTACCGCTAAACGCATTGTAGAAAAAGGCGTACAGGCCGCTCGTGCGAGAGAAGCAGCTCGTAAAGCAAGAGAGCTTACAAGACGTAAGAGTGCGCTTGAGGTTAGTTCTCTCCCTGGTAAGCTTGCGGACTGCTCCTCCAAGGATGCGTCAATCAGTGAAATTTACATCGTAGAAGGTGACTCCGCGGGGGGATCTGCCAAGCAGGGGCGCGACCGTCATTTCCAAGCTATTTTGCCACTGCGCGGTAAAATTTTGAACGTGGAAAAAGCGAGACTTGATAAGATTTTATCGAATACAGAGATTCGAGCCATGATCACAGCCTTCGGTACCGGAATTAGTGATGACTTCGATATCGCTAAGGCTCGCTATCACAAAATCATCATTATGACCGATGCTGATGTCGACGGCGCGCATATCCGTACCCTGCTGCTAACTTTCTTTTACCGTTACATGAAGAAGCTGATCGAATACGGCTATGTCTATATCGCACAACCCCCTCTCTATAAACTCGAACGTAATAAGATCATTCGTTATGCTTATAATGACAAGCAGCGTGAGGAAATTATGCAAGAGTTCGGAGATAGTATGAAGGTGAACGTACAGCGCTATAAAGGTCTAGGAGAGATGAATCCAGATCAGCTTTGGGAAACCACCATGGACCCGGAGAGCCGAACTCTTTTGCAGGTTACCATTGAGGACGCCATTGAAGCGGACTCCATCTTTGATGCTCTGATGGGAGATAACGTAGAACCGCGCAGAGATTTTATCGAAGAGCATGCGAAATACGTGAAAAACTTGGATTTCTAA
- the remB gene encoding extracellular matrix regulator RemB, which translates to MFIHLGGEKIIRASELIAIFDISIEKSSKISKQFIQFASKNKNIEKIGEEECKSLVVTQSKVYYSPISSTTLKKRAHQLLTN; encoded by the coding sequence TTGTTTATACATTTGGGCGGAGAAAAGATTATTCGGGCTTCCGAGTTGATTGCTATATTTGACATTTCCATCGAGAAGTCTTCCAAAATATCAAAGCAGTTTATCCAGTTTGCCAGCAAGAATAAAAATATCGAGAAAATCGGCGAGGAAGAGTGCAAATCGCTCGTGGTTACGCAGAGTAAAGTCTATTACTCCCCAATCTCTTCAACGACTCTTAAGAAAAGAGCTCATCAATTATTGACGAACTAA
- the recF gene encoding DNA replication/repair protein RecF (All proteins in this family for which functions are known are DNA-binding proteins that assist the filamentation of RecA onto DNA for the initiation of recombination or recombinational repair.): protein MFLNKLKVNHYRNYEQVELTTDSNINIFVGPNAQGKTNLLESIYVLAMTKSHRTHQDKELIGWNQDHTSLHAEVTKRYGSCKLDLAISPKGKKAKINGLEQKKLSNFIGALNVVMFAPEDLEIVKGTPGIRRRFLDMEIGQVHPAYLYDLSQYQKILLQRNNYLKQSGPVKASLDPMLEIWNEQLAQYGVKIMKKRQSFIKKLQQWAETIHRGITNHNEELRIRYSPSFDIQDFEDESVFLEQFMIKLSQVKDQEFRRGVTLVGPHRDDLLFYINEKEVQTYGSQGQQRTTALSLKLAEIELIHEEVGEYPLLLLDDVLSELDEYRQTQLIQTFQQKVQTFITTTGLDSVHMDKLDHASVFHVLKGNVSSRS from the coding sequence ATGTTTTTAAATAAGCTGAAGGTGAATCACTATCGGAATTATGAGCAGGTAGAGCTAACAACGGACAGCAATATCAACATTTTTGTCGGCCCCAACGCTCAAGGGAAAACGAATCTGCTCGAATCCATCTATGTCCTGGCCATGACGAAATCGCATAGGACCCATCAGGATAAAGAACTGATCGGTTGGAATCAAGATCATACCAGTCTGCACGCCGAGGTCACTAAGCGATACGGCAGCTGCAAGCTGGACCTTGCTATTTCCCCTAAAGGAAAAAAAGCAAAGATAAACGGCCTGGAGCAAAAAAAACTGAGTAATTTTATCGGTGCTCTTAATGTCGTTATGTTTGCCCCCGAAGATTTGGAAATCGTGAAAGGGACCCCGGGGATCAGACGGCGATTCCTGGATATGGAGATCGGACAGGTGCATCCAGCCTATCTCTATGATTTGTCCCAGTATCAAAAAATACTGCTGCAGCGTAATAATTACTTGAAGCAGTCGGGTCCTGTCAAAGCGTCATTAGACCCCATGCTGGAGATCTGGAACGAACAATTAGCCCAGTATGGTGTTAAAATCATGAAAAAGCGTCAAAGCTTTATTAAGAAGCTCCAACAATGGGCGGAAACTATTCATAGAGGGATAACCAATCATAACGAAGAGCTCAGAATCCGCTACTCCCCATCGTTCGACATCCAGGACTTTGAAGATGAATCTGTTTTCTTAGAACAATTTATGATAAAGTTATCACAGGTTAAAGATCAGGAATTTCGCAGAGGTGTAACCCTGGTGGGCCCTCACCGCGACGATCTTCTTTTTTACATCAATGAGAAAGAAGTTCAAACTTACGGATCTCAGGGACAGCAGCGCACAACTGCCCTATCGCTTAAGCTGGCCGAGATTGAACTCATTCATGAGGAAGTCGGCGAATACCCTCTTCTATTGCTGGATGACGTACTTTCGGAGCTGGACGAATATAGACAGACTCAACTTATTCAGACATTTCAACAAAAGGTGCAAACGTTTATAACAACAACCGGTCTGGATAGCGTTCATATGGATAAGCTGGACCACGCTTCCGTGTTCCATGTTTTGAAAGGAAATGTAAGTAGCAGGAGCTGA
- the yaaA gene encoding S4 domain-containing protein YaaA, which produces MKQIAIRDEYITLGQFLKLSDCISTGGQAKFFVQETKIEVNGQAENRRGRKLVPRDVVSVEGFGQFEVVSS; this is translated from the coding sequence ATGAAGCAAATCGCTATTCGCGATGAATACATCACGTTGGGACAATTTTTAAAGCTGTCGGACTGTATATCCACAGGTGGACAAGCTAAATTTTTTGTGCAAGAGACGAAAATTGAAGTGAACGGACAAGCGGAGAACCGCAGAGGACGAAAGCTGGTACCGCGAGATGTGGTATCGGTTGAGGGCTTCGGACAATTTGAAGTGGTAAGCTCCTGA
- the dnaN gene encoding DNA polymerase III subunit beta, which translates to MKLTILKDHLIESIGHVSKAISSRTTIPILTGIKIDANHHGVTLTASDTDISIQSFTTTENGNLRIIELFRPGSVVLPAKFFVEIIRKLPSQSIEIEVGQHFQTTIRSGSSEIQIMGLDPDEYPLLPQIEEDKMIRVPSDLLKMMIKQTSFAVSTNESTPILTGVLWHISGDKLKFIACDRHRLASREITIDNETAQNLQNIVISGRTLNELSKILPDQNSLIDIVISDNQVLFKIHSILFYSRILDGTYPDTSKLIPQSFQTEMVVPTKGLAEAIDRAYLLSREDKTNIVKMIMREDQTIEISSSSSELGKVTEQINLQSISGELLRISFNSKYMLDALKVLDSDFIHIGFTGAMQPIIIKPEDTSNILQLILPYRTTN; encoded by the coding sequence ATGAAACTAACCATTTTGAAAGACCATCTAATTGAATCCATTGGTCACGTTTCCAAGGCTATATCGAGCAGAACCACAATTCCTATCCTCACCGGGATAAAAATAGATGCAAACCATCACGGCGTTACACTAACCGCCAGCGATACCGATATTTCTATTCAAAGCTTTACAACTACAGAAAATGGGAACTTGAGAATTATTGAATTATTTCGCCCTGGCAGTGTAGTGCTTCCCGCTAAATTCTTTGTAGAAATTATTCGAAAGCTTCCCTCTCAATCGATTGAGATTGAGGTCGGACAGCATTTTCAAACGACCATTCGGTCCGGTTCCTCCGAAATTCAAATTATGGGACTTGACCCAGACGAATACCCGCTTTTGCCACAAATCGAAGAAGATAAAATGATTCGTGTTCCTAGCGATCTCTTAAAAATGATGATCAAGCAAACTTCATTTGCTGTTTCGACCAATGAGTCCACACCTATTCTAACCGGTGTACTGTGGCATATTAGCGGCGACAAGTTGAAGTTTATTGCATGCGACCGTCACCGCCTGGCAAGCCGGGAAATCACGATTGACAATGAAACCGCGCAAAACTTGCAAAATATCGTCATATCCGGGAGAACCCTTAATGAACTAAGCAAAATTTTGCCGGATCAAAACTCCCTTATAGACATTGTTATTTCGGACAATCAGGTTTTATTCAAGATTCATTCGATTTTGTTCTATTCGAGAATTCTGGATGGTACCTATCCGGATACGTCTAAGCTGATTCCGCAGTCTTTTCAAACTGAAATGGTAGTTCCAACCAAAGGATTAGCTGAAGCGATCGACCGCGCTTATTTATTGTCGCGAGAGGACAAAACCAATATTGTGAAAATGATTATGCGTGAGGATCAGACTATAGAGATTTCCTCCAGCTCCTCCGAGCTAGGTAAAGTAACCGAGCAAATTAACCTGCAAAGTATTAGTGGTGAGCTGCTTCGAATCTCTTTTAACTCTAAATACATGCTCGATGCGCTTAAGGTTCTCGATTCTGATTTTATTCATATTGGATTTACCGGTGCTATGCAGCCGATTATTATTAAGCCTGAGGATACCTCCAATATTCTTCAGTTGATTCTTCCTTACCGCACGACGAACTAA
- a CDS encoding helix-turn-helix domain-containing protein: MTIQDIQQKVGEFYGLKLEDFKARKRTKAVAFPRQVAMYLARELTDFSLPKIGENFGGRDHTTVIHAHEKITESLKADQELYKIIHTLIEKIKNPS, encoded by the coding sequence ATTACGATTCAGGATATTCAGCAAAAAGTAGGCGAATTCTATGGGCTGAAGCTTGAAGATTTCAAAGCGAGGAAACGAACGAAGGCAGTAGCCTTCCCGCGGCAGGTTGCCATGTACCTAGCGAGGGAGCTGACTGACTTCTCCCTTCCGAAGATCGGAGAAAATTTCGGTGGGCGTGACCATACTACCGTTATACATGCGCATGAAAAAATAACCGAGTCGTTAAAAGCCGATCAGGAATTATATAAAATCATTCATACCTTAATTGAGAAAATCAAAAATCCGTCGTAA